The Solicola gregarius DNA window ACGAACCCGCACGTGGGGTGACCGGAGCCGGTGACCAGCGATGTGCCGACGCCGTACCCGTCTGCGGGTGCGGCGGCGAGCGCCGCGATCGCATGCTCGTCGAGGTCGCTGGTGACGATGACCCGCGTCTTCGTGGCGCCGAGGGAATCCAGCTGCTTGCGCACCTGCGCTGCGAGCTGCGGCAGGTCGCCCGAGTCGATGCGTACGGCGCCGAGCTCGGTTCCCGCGACATCGACGGCGGCGCGTACGGCCGTCTCGATGTCGTAGGTGTCGACCAGCAGTGTCGTGCCCCGACCGAGCGACGCGACCTGGGAGGCGAAGGCGTCCCGCTCGTCGTCGTGGAGCAGCGTGAACGCGTGCGCGCTCGTGCCTGCCGTGGGAATACCGTGTACGCGGCCCGCCTCGAGGTTCGAGGTCGCATCGAAGCCCGCGATGTACGCTGCGCGCGCCGACGCCACCGCCGCCCGCTCATGCGTACGCCGCGAGCCCATCTCGATGCACGGGCGGCCTCCCGCGGCGGTGATCATCCGCGACGCGGCGGACGCGATCGCACTGTCGTGGTTGAGGATCGAGAGCGCGAGGGTCTCCAGCACGACCGCCTCGCCGAACGTCCCCTCGACGATCAGCAGCGGCGACCCGGGAAAGAATGCCTCACCCTCGGGGTAGCCCCAGATGTCGCCGGTGAAGCGGTAGTCGGCCAGCCAGTCGAGGGTCGAGCCGTCGACGATGTGGTGCTCCGCGAGATGCCCGAGTGCGGCATCGTCGAAGCGGAACTCGGCGATCGCGTCGAGCAGCCGACCCGTGCCGGCGACGATCCCGTAGCGGCGGCCGTCGGGCAGGCGACGCGGGAACATCTCGAACACGGCGCGCCGGGTGGCCGTGCCGTCGCGCAAGGACGCCTGCAGCATGGTGAGCTCGTACTGGTCGGTGAGCAACGCTGTGGTCACCCGCCAAGCGTACGGCGGTATGTCGGCAGGAGACGCGGAGGTCCGTCCGGGGCGCTCGTGGCTTCGCGAGTGGCGCAGATCCGTTGGCCGCGGGGCGTTTCAGCAACAGATGTGCGCCACTCGCGGGCGAACGGAAGCCCAGGAGGCGAGGCGGGAACCCGCCAGACGACAAGCTCACTCGTAGATTCAATCGATCAGTACGTCAGAAAGATTCAATTGGACCTATCGTGCTCCGCTCGCCAAGATGTTGCGCCAACGGAGGTGCAGATGAGCAGCGAGGCGTTCCTGCGGGACTTCCACCACGTCGCGACTATCGGCGCGACCGCGCATGACGGTGTCGAGCGGCAGGCCGCGACCGCCGACGACGGCCGGACGCGTACGTGGTTCGCCGGCTGGATGCGTGACGCCGGCCGCCCGGTCGCGGTTGACGGCATCGGCAACATGTTCGGGTTGTACGAGTGGAATCCCGGCGCATCGTACGTCGTGGTGGGCTCGCATCTCGACAGCCAGCCCCTCGCCGGACGGTTCGATGGTGCATACGGCGTGCTCGCGGCGATGCACGCGGCGGAGCGCATCGACGAGCGGCTCGCAGGCGCCATACCCGCATACAACCTCGCGGTCGTGAACTGGTTCAACGAGGAGGGCAGCCGGTTCCAGCCGAGCATCATGGGCAGCTCGGTCTACACCGGGCTCTTCGACCGCGACGCGATGCTCGACGTCACCGATCCCGACGGCGTGACCGTACGAAAGGCGCTGGCCGACATCGGGTTCCTCGGCACCGACGAAGCGCCGTCGGCCGCCAGCTACGCAGAGATCCACATCGAGCAGGGTCGCCGACTGGAGCGCGAGAGCATCGACATCGGCCTGGTCGAGAGCAGCTGGTACACCCAGAAGCTCGATATCGACGTGCTCGGCGAGCAGTCACACACGGGCGCGACCGCGATGGCCGACCGTCATGATGCGCTCGTCGCCGCGTCCAGGATCGTCCTGATGGTGCACGACGTCACCGAGGACTTCGAACCCGAGACCCTCGTTTCATCGGTCGGGCAGCTGTTCGTGGAGCCGAACTCACCGATCGTGGTCGCCCGTCGCGTGCACCTCGTCGCCGACCTACGCTCCGGCGACCCGGAGACGGTCAATGCCGCGCGTGCGGCTCTCGTGCGTCAGGTCGAGGAGCTCGCTCGGGCAAGCAGCCTGACGATCAACGTACGCGACTTCGACATCCGCCCGATCCGCTACTTCCGCGAGGACGGTATCGCGCTGGCCGCCCGTGTGACCGACCGTCTCGGTTACTCCTCGCGCCGGCTACCGACCATGGCCGGCCACGACTCGGTCGCACTGAACACCGCGGTGCCCGCGGTGATGCTGTTCATCCCGAGCGTCGACGGCGTCTCGCACTGCGAGCGGGAGTTCTCGACCGACGCCGCGATGGTCCGGGGCGTCGACGTACTGACCGACGTCGCGTACGAGCTCGTGCACGGCGCATTGGCGGGTGACGACGAGCGATGACCGACCTTCATCTACTCGACGCCACGGCAGCACTGGGCCTGTTCCGGGCAAAGGAACTGTCGCCGGTCGAGCTGATGCGCGCGGTGATCGAGCGGCATGAACACGTCGGCGCACCGATCAACGCGTACACCGAAACGATGTTCGACGAAGCACTCGACGCCGCACGCGACGCCGAGGCGCGTTACCAGCAAGGCGTCGAGCGGCCAGGCCTCCTTGGACTTCCGGTTGCCACCAAGGAGAAGCACATGCTCGCCGGGCGTAGCCTCTCGCAGGGGCTGACGTTTCGGCGCGACGACGTCAGCGATGTGACGCACCCCGTCGTCGAGCGCATCCGACGCGCAGGCGGCATCGTGCACGCGCGTACGACCTCACCCGAGTACAGCTGTGCGACCGTCACGCACAGCCCGCTGTGGGGAGTCACCCGCAACCCGTGGAACCTCGACTACTCGCCGGGCGGCTCGTCCGGCGGGTCGGGCGCAGCGCTGGCCGCGGGGTTCACGCCGCTGGCCACTGCGTCCGACATCGCCGGGTCGACGCGCGTACCTGCCGCCTTCACCGGCACGGTCGGCTACAAGGCGCCGTACGGGCGCATCCCGGGCGTGCGGCCCTTGTCGGCAGACCCGTACCGCGGCGACGGGCCGATGGCACGGACGATCGCCGATGCCGCACTCCTCGCGAACGTCATGCTGGGTCGCGATCCGGACGACCACAGCTCGATCTGGCCCGACATCACGATCCCGGTACGCGCAGACGTCGCCGACCTGCGTATCGCGCTGTGCATGCGCCTCGGTGACTACCGGGTCACCACCGAGGTCGAGCAGCACACGTACGCTGTCGCGCGCGCCCTCGCCGACGCCGGGGCGGTCGTCGAGGACGTCGAGCTGCCGTGGAGCTCCCGTGCGATCGCGGAGACCGCCTTCACGCACTTCGGCCACATCCTCGGCCCGGCGATGGAGGACGAGACCGCGGGTCATGAGGCGGAGCTCGCGGAGTACACCCGACGGTTCATCGCCGACGCGCGTGCGGCCGCGGAACGCAACAGGTTCGTCGACGGCCTTCGTGCCGAGACGCGCCTGCAGTCCGAGCTCGCGACGGCGATGCGCGGGTTCGATGCGTTGATCTGTCCGACGTCGTGTACGCCTGCCCTGGCTGCCGACGGCGACTACCTGGACGGCATCGACATCGACGGCGTTCATCTCGAGCACTACTGGGAGTCGCACCTGACATTGCCGTTCAACATCGCCAACCGGTGTCCCGTGCTCGCCGTCCCGAGCGGCGTCGCGTCGACCGGTGTACCGACCGGCGTGCAGATCGTCGGCCACCCGTACGACGACGCGAGCGTGTTTCGTGTGGGTGCCGCGTTGGAGCAGTTTCGACCACGGGGGAACAACCATCCCGACATCGAATCCTTGAGGTGAGTCGATGAGTCAGAGATCGTTCCGGACGTTGTTCGTGGTGATCTGCGTCATCACGTTCGTACCGGTGATGTTTCCGGTCTTCGAGATCGCCAACCGGGCCACGCCCATCGTCGCCGGACTCCCGTTCGGCTTCTTCTGGGTCGTGCTCTGGGTCGTGATCATCGCGATCTGCGTCGCGCTGCTCTATCGCGTCGATCCCGACAACCGAGGCACGGAGGAGGACTGATCATG harbors:
- a CDS encoding amidase, with translation MTDLHLLDATAALGLFRAKELSPVELMRAVIERHEHVGAPINAYTETMFDEALDAARDAEARYQQGVERPGLLGLPVATKEKHMLAGRSLSQGLTFRRDDVSDVTHPVVERIRRAGGIVHARTTSPEYSCATVTHSPLWGVTRNPWNLDYSPGGSSGGSGAALAAGFTPLATASDIAGSTRVPAAFTGTVGYKAPYGRIPGVRPLSADPYRGDGPMARTIADAALLANVMLGRDPDDHSSIWPDITIPVRADVADLRIALCMRLGDYRVTTEVEQHTYAVARALADAGAVVEDVELPWSSRAIAETAFTHFGHILGPAMEDETAGHEAELAEYTRRFIADARAAAERNRFVDGLRAETRLQSELATAMRGFDALICPTSCTPALAADGDYLDGIDIDGVHLEHYWESHLTLPFNIANRCPVLAVPSGVASTGVPTGVQIVGHPYDDASVFRVGAALEQFRPRGNNHPDIESLR
- a CDS encoding DUF3311 domain-containing protein, which produces MSQRSFRTLFVVICVITFVPVMFPVFEIANRATPIVAGLPFGFFWVVLWVVIIAICVALLYRVDPDNRGTEED
- a CDS encoding nicotinate phosphoribosyltransferase; this translates as MTTALLTDQYELTMLQASLRDGTATRRAVFEMFPRRLPDGRRYGIVAGTGRLLDAIAEFRFDDAALGHLAEHHIVDGSTLDWLADYRFTGDIWGYPEGEAFFPGSPLLIVEGTFGEAVVLETLALSILNHDSAIASAASRMITAAGGRPCIEMGSRRTHERAAVASARAAYIAGFDATSNLEAGRVHGIPTAGTSAHAFTLLHDDERDAFASQVASLGRGTTLLVDTYDIETAVRAAVDVAGTELGAVRIDSGDLPQLAAQVRKQLDSLGATKTRVIVTSDLDEHAIAALAAAPADGYGVGTSLVTGSGHPTCGFVYKLVARGADGDLIGVAKKSKDKLSVGGRKYAWRRIGAAGVATQEVIGIGEHAAPRDGRELLVPLVRSGERVFDESLESARQRRRTSVEELPPHARQLSHGEPAIETTYLREGR
- a CDS encoding M20 family metallo-hydrolase, which gives rise to MSSEAFLRDFHHVATIGATAHDGVERQAATADDGRTRTWFAGWMRDAGRPVAVDGIGNMFGLYEWNPGASYVVVGSHLDSQPLAGRFDGAYGVLAAMHAAERIDERLAGAIPAYNLAVVNWFNEEGSRFQPSIMGSSVYTGLFDRDAMLDVTDPDGVTVRKALADIGFLGTDEAPSAASYAEIHIEQGRRLERESIDIGLVESSWYTQKLDIDVLGEQSHTGATAMADRHDALVAASRIVLMVHDVTEDFEPETLVSSVGQLFVEPNSPIVVARRVHLVADLRSGDPETVNAARAALVRQVEELARASSLTINVRDFDIRPIRYFREDGIALAARVTDRLGYSSRRLPTMAGHDSVALNTAVPAVMLFIPSVDGVSHCEREFSTDAAMVRGVDVLTDVAYELVHGALAGDDER